GGCTTAAGACTGCCGTCACTCCTCCAGCACCAGTCACAGTACCTAGTGAGTTCGTAGTAGTAGCCACTCCCGCAACTCTCGAGCCGTCAGTGAGTGTTATGTCAACTCCTTCTAGCCTGAGGTCTCTGGGGAGTAGGTTCTGGACAGTCAAGTACAAGACTAGGTTATTCCCTGCTACAGCACTGCTGTACCTAGCTATCGCCACGTCTGTAGTAGGCATCTTAGCCATAGTACTGTCTAGCCAAGCCTTAATACCGAACGCGGCTACTACCGCAACCAGTATTAGTATTAGAGCAACAACAACCTCGCTAACGCCCCTAACCCAGAACCTGCGAGACCCGGCCGTATTAGACACCTCACTAGAAAGAAAAAACTCCTTATAAAGACTCACGAAAC
Above is a genomic segment from Zestosphaera sp. containing:
- a CDS encoding archaellin/type IV pilin N-terminal domain-containing protein — protein: MSLYKEFFLSSEVSNTAGSRRFWVRGVSEVVVALILILVAVVAAFGIKAWLDSTMAKMPTTDVAIARYSSAVAGNNLVLYLTVQNLLPRDLRLEGVDITLTDGSRVAGVATTTNSLGTVTGAGGVTAVLS